The Triticum dicoccoides isolate Atlit2015 ecotype Zavitan chromosome 6A, WEW_v2.0, whole genome shotgun sequence genome has a window encoding:
- the LOC119317412 gene encoding E3 ubiquitin-protein ligase At1g63170-like: MATPRSPSPRGDELLDSAPLLGGGGRRRGALRRPSLRGTARLLRQGGRRAMREPSLLVRETAAEQLEERQADWAYSRPVVALDLLWNLAFILTTAVVLVLSGDESPSVPLRIWVAGYAVQCVLHMVCVAMEYRVRHGQRGGSSTAADEERGTDGSSSSIDDAGESGPHGRTGDFVSVAKHLESANTMFSFIWWIIGFYWVSAGGQVLTHDAPQLYWLCIVFLAFDVFFVVFCVALACIIGIAVCCCLPCIIAILYAVSDQEGASEDDIRQIPKYKFRRMEEPEKQSVTTTESSGGIMIECGTNQPIEKVLAAEDAECCICLSVYDDGAELRELPCGHHFHCACIDKWLHINATCPLCKLNVRKNSSSSGSEEV, encoded by the exons ATGGCGACCCCACGATCCCCGAGTCCTCGCGGCGACGAGCTCCTTGACTCAGCGCCGCTgctcggcggcggtgggcggcgccgTGGCGCGCTGCGCCGGCCATCGCTCCGTGGGACGGCGCGGCTGCTGCGGCAGGGCGGTCGGCGGGCGATGCGGGAGCCGTCCCTGCTCGTGCGGGAGACTGCGGCGGAGCAGCTAGAGGAGCGCCAGGCCGACTGGGCGTACTCCCGCCCTGTCGTggcactcgacctcctctggaaccTCGCCTTCATCCTCACCACCGCCGTCGTGCTCGTGCTCAGCGGCGACGAAAGCCCGTCTGTGCCGCTCCGTATTTGGGTAGCCGGGTATGCCGTTCAGTGCGTCCTGCACATGGTCTGTGTTGCCATGGAGTATCGTGTGCGTCACGGCCAGCGTGGCGGGTCCTCTACGGCCGCCGACGAGGAGAGGGGCACTGATGGATCATCCTCGTCCATAGACGACGCCGGAGAGAGCGGTCCCCATGGACGCACTGGCGACTTCGTCAG TGTAGCAAAACATCTGGAATCtgctaatacaatgttctcctttatATGGTGGATAATTGGATTTTACTGGGTATCTGCTGGTGGACAAGTTCTTACCCATGATGCACCTCAGCTCTACTG GCTTTGCATCGTATTTCTGGCATTTGATGTTTTCTTTGTCGTCTTTTGTGTTGCTCTGGCTTGCATCATTGGTATTGCTGTTTGTTGCTGCCTCCCTTGTATCATAGCAATTTTATATGCAGTATCAGATCAG GAGGGTGCTTCCGAAGATGACATTCGCCAAATTCCGAAATACAAATTTCGGAGGATGGAAGAGCCTGAAAAGCAATCTGTCACCACAACTGAATCTTCTGGTGGAATAATGATAGAGTGTGGTACTAACCAACCTATTGAGAAAGTACTTGCAGCTGAAGATGCA GAGTGCTGCATCTGCCTTTCAGTGTATGATGATGGCGCAGAGCTGCGTGAACTCCCTTGTGGCCACCATTTCCACTGCGCTTGCATTGACAAGTGGCTTCACATCAATGCAACTTGCCCTTTGTGCAAGTTGAATGTGCGgaaaaacagcagcagcagtggtAGTGAAGAAGTATAA
- the LOC119317411 gene encoding uncharacterized protein LOC119317411 isoform X2 has product MDDHLAVLARGEGWTEERHAAFLDGVERSFVQEVLVGAAGVSEERRASRRLCHRGPPPAGGRGQLPLDRPLPDSAVESNRRGPSRPAARDAK; this is encoded by the coding sequence ATGGACGATCATCTGGCGGTGCTGGCGCGCGGCGAGGGGTGGACGGAGGAGCGGCACGCGGCGTTCCTCGACGGCGTCGAGCGCTCCTTCGTGCAGGAGGTGCTCGTGGGCGCCGCCGGCGTCAGCGAGGAGCGGCGGGCGTCGCGCAGGCTCTGCCACCGGGGGCCGCCGCCCGCCGGCGGCCGCGGCCAGCTCCCGCTGGATCGCCCCCTCCCCGACAGCGCCGTGGAGTCCAACCGCCGGGGACCCTCCCGGCCCGCAGCCCGCGACGCCAAATGA
- the LOC119317411 gene encoding uncharacterized protein LOC119317411 isoform X1: MSTAIQPTLIRRHAHDVCHLAIGGVVPRVSYGGEDLSAAHRALTIVCRSIPMDDHLAVLARGEGWTEERHAAFLDGVERSFVQEVLVGAAGVSEERRASRRLCHRGPPPAGGRGQLPLDRPLPDSAVESNRRGPSRPAARDAK, encoded by the coding sequence ATGAGCACTGCTATACAGCCGACACTTATTAGACGACACGCGCACGACGTTTGCCATCTAGCCATCGGCGGCGTTGTTCCTAGAGTATCCTACGGTGGGGAGGATTTATCGGCTGCACATCGTGCACTCACCATCGTGTGTAGATCAATTCCGATGGACGATCATCTGGCGGTGCTGGCGCGCGGCGAGGGGTGGACGGAGGAGCGGCACGCGGCGTTCCTCGACGGCGTCGAGCGCTCCTTCGTGCAGGAGGTGCTCGTGGGCGCCGCCGGCGTCAGCGAGGAGCGGCGGGCGTCGCGCAGGCTCTGCCACCGGGGGCCGCCGCCCGCCGGCGGCCGCGGCCAGCTCCCGCTGGATCGCCCCCTCCCCGACAGCGCCGTGGAGTCCAACCGCCGGGGACCCTCCCGGCCCGCAGCCCGCGACGCCAAATGA